A genomic window from Gossypium hirsutum isolate 1008001.06 chromosome D12, Gossypium_hirsutum_v2.1, whole genome shotgun sequence includes:
- the LOC107945224 gene encoding coatomer subunit delta: MVVLAASILSKSGKVLVSRQFVEMTRIRIEGLLAAFPKLLGTGKQHTYFETENVRYVYQPIEALYLVLVTNKQSNILEDLETLRLLSKLVPEYSVSLDEEGIGKTAFELIFAFDEVICLGHKENVTVAQVKQYCEMESHEEKLHKLVLQSKINETKDVMKRKASEIEKSKIDKNRGDKGGFMSMGSGRIETSLSEISIPSSGSGFGSGSGFGGLINEVDSFPTKSKGRQPSSATAPPKGSGMQLGKSQKTNQFLESLKAEGELIVEDAKPKAGQAKAATALLTDPITLTAEEKLNVTLKRDGGMSNFDVQGTLSLQILNQEDGLIQVQIETGGNPGILFKTHPNMNKELFSNENILGLKDPNRPFPTGPAGDAAGVGLLKWRMQSADESMVPLSINCWPSVSGNETYVSIEYEASAMFDLQNVVISIPLPALREAPSIRQIDGEWRFDSRNSILEWSIVLIDNSNRSGSMEFVVPPADSSVFFPISVRFTATSTYSDLKVVNIIPLRGGAPPKFSQRTNLVTENYQVM, translated from the exons ATG GTTGTACTTGCTGCTTCTATTTTAAGCAAGTCTGGAAAAG TGCTCGTCTCCAGGCAGTTCGTGGAAATGACCCGCATAAGAATTGAAGGCCTTCTTGCAGCATTTCCCAAGTTGTTGGGCACTGGAAAGCAACACACATACTTTGAGACTGAGAATGTGCGGTATGTCTATCAACCAATAGAAGCTCTTTATTTGGTACTTGTAACAAACAAACAGAGCAACAttcttgaagatttggagactcTAAGACTGCTTTCTAAGCTG GTACCTGAGTATTCCGTCTCTCTAGATGAGGAGGGTATTGGCAAGACTGCTTTCGAACTGATCTTTGCTTTTGATGAAGTCATCTGTCTTGGGCACAAGGAAAATGTGACTGTTGCACAGGTTAAGCAATACTGTGAAATGGAGAGTCATGAAGAGAAGTTGCACAAGCTGGTATTGCAGAGCAAGATTAATGAAACCAAGGATGTCATGAAGCGTAAAGCTAGTGAGATAGAGAAGAGCAAG ATTGATAAGAATAGAGGTGACAAGGGAGGGTTCATGTCAATGGGCTCTGGAAGAATTGAAACTAGCTTAAGTGAAATTAGCATTCCTAGCAGCGGAAGTGGCTTTGGAAGTGGTTCTGGATTTGGTGGATTAATCAATGAGGTTGATTCCTTCCCGACCAAGTCTAAAG GCCGCCAACCTTCATCTGCAACTGCTCCTCCTAAAGGTTCTGGCATGCAGCTTGGTAAATCACAAAAAACAAACCAGTTCCTGGAATCCCTGAAAGCAGAAGGTGAGCTGATAGTTGAAGATGCGAAGCCAAAGGCAGGCCAGGCCAAAGCAGCCACAGCTCTACTTACTGATCCCATTACATTGACCGCTGAGGAGAAACTTAATGTCACACTGAAAAGAGATGGTGGAATGAGCAACTTTGATGTTCAAGGGACTTTGTCACTTCAAATTCTTAATCAGGAAGATGGTCTTATCCAAGTTCAG ATTGAAACTGGGGGAAATCCTGGCATTCTGTTCAAGACGCATCCTAACATGAATAAGGAATTGTTTTCCAACGAGAACATTTTGGGATTGAAGGACCCTAACAGGCCTTTCCCCACTGGTCCAGCTGGGGATGCAGCTGGTGTTGGTCTTTTAAAGTGGAGAATGCAAAGTGCAGATGAGTCAATGGTGCCATTATCCA TCAACTGTTGGCCTTCAGTTTCTGGAAATGAAACTTATGTGAGCATTGAATATGAAGCTTCAGCCATGTTTGATCTGCAAAATGTTGTGATTTCTATCCCTCTTCCAGCACTTCGGGAGGCACCAAGTATCAGGCAGATTGATGGTGAATGGAG GTTTGACTCCAGGAATTCCATCTTAGAATGGTCAATAGTTCTCATTGATAACTCTAACCGCAG TGGGTCAATGGAGTTTGTTGTGCCTCCAGCAGACTCATCAGTGTTCTTCCCCATCTCTGTCCGGTTTACAGCCACTAGTACATACAGTGACCTGAAG GTAGTGAACATTATTCCCCTGAGAGGAGGAGCTCCTCCAAAGTTCTCCCAGAGGACAAATTTGGTTACAGAGAATTACCAAGTGATGTGA
- the LOC107945225 gene encoding peroxisomal 2,4-dienoyl-CoA reductase [(3E)-enoyl-CoA-producing]: MESPFRANILKRKVALVTGGGSGIGFEISVQLGKHGASVAIMGRRKHVLDSAVDVLRSHGIPAIGLEGDVRREDDAARTVESTFKHFGRLDILVNAAAGNFLVPAQDLSPNGFRTVIDIDSIGTFIMCHEALKYLKKGGLGKDPSTGGTIINITATLHYGATWYQIHASAAKAAIDSITRSLALEWGEDNGILINGIAPGAIEDTAGVSKLAPEEVLSKIKEKPLYSFGEKWDIAMAALYLASDAGKFVNGTVLVVDGGQWLSTPRLLSKDAVRQLSRRQETRSRVAPTGLPKSKL; this comes from the exons ATGGAGTCACCATTCAGAGCAAATATACTGAAACGCAAAGTAGCTTTGGTAACAGGAGGAGGCTCAGGAATTGGATTCGAGATCTCAGTGCAGCTGGGGAAACATGGAGCCTCAGTTGCCATCATGGGGCGGCGCAAACATGTTCTCGACTCTGCTGTTGATGTTCTTCGTTCCCATGGCATCCCT GCCATAGGACTTGAGGGAGATGTTAGAAGAGAAGATGATGCAGCTAGAACTGTGGAATCAACTTTTAAGCATTTTGGCAGGCTTGACATCCTTGTCAATGCCGCAGCTGGCAATTTCCTTGTGCCTGCTCAGGATTTATCTCCCAATGGCTTTCGAACAG TCATTGATATAGATTCTATTGGAACTTTTATAATGTGTCATGAGGCTCTCAAATATCTTAAGAAAGGGGGACTAGGGAAGGACCCTTCCACTGGTGGAACAATAATAAACATAACTGCAACTTTACATTATGGAGCAACATGGTACCAAATTCATGCATCGGCAGCCAAG GCAGCTATCGATAGCATTACCAGAAGCTTGGCATTGGAATGGGGTGAAGATAATGGCATTCTAATCAATGGGATTGCACCGGGGGCTATCGAGGACACTGCTGGTGTCAGTAAACTTGCACCTGAGGAGGTACTGAGCAAGATTAAAGAGAAACCTTTGTACTCATTTGGGGAGAAATGGGATATTGCAATGGCTGCTCTCTATCTTGCATCTGATGCAG GGAAATTTGTGAATGGAACAGTCTTGGTTGTTGATGGAGGACAATGGTTGAGCACACCCCGTTTGTTGTCGAAAGATGCTGTCAGGCAACTGTCTAGAAGACAGGAGACAAGGTCTAGGGTTGCACCAACTGGGTTACCAAAGAGCAAATTATGA
- the LOC107947429 gene encoding uncharacterized protein, with amino-acid sequence MDLAPEELQFLSIPYILSESISIPQRSPKAFNLITVALIFPLSFAILAHSLFTHPILNQLESHPLADPAQTHHEWTLLLTFQFFYLIFLFAFSLLSTAAVVFTVASLYTSKPVSFSLTISAIPKVFKRLFTTFAWIALLMFVYDASLIAFLFMFFIAVDTQNIVLSFLAFMVILVLFLGVHVYITALWHLASVVSVLEPIYGLAAMKKSYELLKGRINMAFILVLGYLAICGVIGGIFGSLVVHGGESYGVFWRTVVGGFLVGVLVIVNLVGLLVQSLFYYVCKSYHHQGIDKSALQDHLGGYLGEYVPLRCSIQMENFDA; translated from the coding sequence ATGGATCTGGCCCCAGAAGAGCTTCAATTCTTGTCCATACCCTACATCCTCAGTGAATCAATTTCTATCCCTCAAAGATCCCCTAAAGCCTTCAATCTCATAACCGTAGCTCTCATTTTTCCTCTATCTTTTGCCATTTTAGCTCACTCGCTTTTCACCCACCCAATCTTAAATCAACTTGAATCCCACCCATTAGCTGACCCTGCCCAAACGCATCACGAGTGGACACTCCTTTTGACCTTCCAGTTCTTTTACCTCATCTTCCTCTTTGCCTTCTCTCTTTTATCCACAGCTGCCGTTGTTTTCACAGTGGCGTCCCTTTACACGTCAAAGCCTGTCTCTTTCTCTTTGACGATCTCAGCCATACCCAAGGTTTTTAAGCGCCTTTTTACAACCTTCGCATGGATTGCTCTCTTGATGTTCGTTTACGATGCCTCGTTGATTGCCTTCTTGTTCATGTTCTTCATTGCCGTTGATACCCAGAACATTGTTTTATCCTTCTTGGCATTCATGGTAATTTTAGTGCTCTTCTTGGGTGTTCACGTTTACATCACGGCGCTATGGCATTTGGCCAGTGTGGTATCGGTGCTTGAACCCATTTACGGGCTTGCAGCAATGAAGAAGAGTTACGAGTTGTTGAAAGGGAGGATTAATATGGCTTTCATTTTGGTTTTGGGGTATTTGGCAATTTGTGGTGTGATTGGGGGCATCTTTGGATCCTTGGTGGTGCATGGAGGGGAAAGTTATGGGGTTTTTTGGAGAACTGTGGTGGGGGGATTTTTGGTAGGAGTTTTGGTAATagtgaatcttgttggcttgttgGTGCAGAGCTTGTTTTACTATGTTTGTAAGAGTTATCATCATCAGGGAATCGATAAGAGTGCTTTGCAGGATCATTTGGGTGGGTATCTCGGAGAGTATGTGCCTCTCAGGTGTAGCATTCAAATGGAAAACTtcgatgcttga
- the LOC107945226 gene encoding uncharacterized protein, translating into MAPFSLRSRLQASALSKRRLKSKAKHGRKGMKNMEESFKRLKSEMEEISEEQKNIREGQRQVKEKFGIIESECEELKRETRLIIQQSARTQVKLALMFRILKAREAGELNTAATLTEMLREIVGREREESKADI; encoded by the exons ATGGCTCCATTCTCTTTACGTAGCCGTCTTCAGGCTTCTGCGCTAAGCAAGAGGCGTCTCAAATCCAAAGCCAAGCAT GGGAGGAAAGGGATGAAGAACATGGAGGAAAGCTTCAAAAGATTGAAATCTGAAATGGAAGAAATAAGCGAGGAACAAAAGAATATCAGGGAAGGGCAAAGGCAAGTTAAAGAAAAATTCGGAATCATCGAATCCGAGTGCgaggaattgaagagggaaactAGGCTCATAATCCAGCAAAGTGCCAGAACTCAG GTTAAACTTGCTCTTATGTTCCGCATACTGAAAGCAAGGGAAGCCGGCGAGTTGAATACCGCTGCCACTCTCACTGAAATGCTCCG TGAAATAGTAGGAAGAGAGAGGGAGGAAAGCAAAGCTGACATCTGA